Proteins co-encoded in one Rhodothermales bacterium genomic window:
- a CDS encoding T9SS type A sorting domain-containing protein has protein sequence MKSVLSFTLAALLSLFLVSRPFLAETRLPPARTGNFYVSSFAGDKVTVFDSTGVYLRDIIQDHLAGPRGVVFGPNDRLYVASQNNDQILVFGSDEAYITSFAHAELDGPTGMAISPAGELYVGSYNNDQVVVFDLDGAFLRSFTGGGLNGTNCVAFDTHGNSYVSSALTNEVVKFSPSDAFVKTFTGGGLLSPMSIARDISDLLYVSGGSSNNVAVFDTTGRFIAAITHHMDTPQGIAFDDLNHMYVTSFSQNVVQQYAQDRKHERDITAGGLQVPRSIAFRPLPTATSTEKAERLLDGFALHPSFPNPFREETVVRYTVPAGDATVSIEVFDLQGRRVATLFNGRQPAGSHQAEWDGWDAGGRRSSAGIYVVRLRTGPAVISRKIVRL, from the coding sequence ATGAAATCGGTCCTCTCCTTCACCCTGGCCGCCCTGCTCTCCCTGTTTCTGGTCTCCCGTCCCTTCCTCGCGGAAACCCGCCTCCCGCCGGCGCGCACGGGCAACTTCTACGTATCCAGCTTCGCTGGGGACAAGGTGACCGTATTCGACTCCACGGGCGTCTACCTGCGCGACATCATACAGGACCATCTCGCCGGCCCCCGAGGCGTCGTCTTCGGCCCCAACGACCGCCTGTATGTCGCCAGTCAGAACAACGACCAGATCCTTGTTTTTGGGTCCGACGAGGCGTACATCACCTCCTTCGCGCACGCCGAACTGGACGGCCCTACCGGGATGGCGATCTCCCCGGCTGGCGAATTGTACGTCGGGAGCTATAACAACGATCAGGTCGTTGTTTTCGACCTCGATGGCGCCTTCCTCCGCTCGTTTACGGGAGGCGGATTAAACGGCACCAACTGCGTCGCATTCGACACCCATGGCAACAGCTACGTCTCCAGCGCGCTTACCAACGAGGTTGTCAAGTTCTCCCCCTCCGACGCCTTCGTGAAGACGTTCACCGGCGGCGGGCTGCTCAGCCCGATGAGTATCGCCCGCGATATTAGCGACTTGTTGTACGTTTCAGGCGGCAGCTCCAACAATGTGGCGGTATTTGATACGACGGGCAGGTTCATCGCCGCGATCACCCACCATATGGACACCCCACAGGGTATCGCGTTTGACGATCTGAATCATATGTACGTCACGTCGTTCAGCCAGAACGTGGTGCAGCAATACGCGCAGGACCGGAAGCACGAACGAGACATCACCGCGGGCGGCCTTCAGGTGCCCCGCAGCATCGCTTTCCGGCCGCTGCCAACCGCCACATCGACGGAGAAGGCGGAACGGCTGCTGGATGGGTTCGCGTTGCATCCCAGTTTTCCGAATCCCTTCCGGGAAGAGACGGTTGTCCGTTACACCGTGCCGGCCGGAGACGCAACCGTGTCCATCGAGGTCTTCGATCTCCAGGGACGTCGGGTCGCGACACTTTTTAATGGCCGGCAACCTGCCGGTAGCCATCAGGCCGAATGGGACGGGTGGGACGCCGGCGGCCGCCGCTCGAGCGCCGGCATCTATGTGGTCCGTCTGCGGACCGGGCCGGCGGTGATCTCCCGGAAGATCGTGCGGTTGTAG